Proteins co-encoded in one Perca flavescens isolate YP-PL-M2 chromosome 11, PFLA_1.0, whole genome shotgun sequence genomic window:
- the LOC114564209 gene encoding olfactory receptor 51L1-like, whose translation MNSTNSLNPLYFQFTLFADFGPLRYLFFSLCLLLYMTVVSANIVIILTVCLEKSLHQPMYIFICCLSVNSLYGSAGFFPRFLMDILSDTHLISRPLCFIQIYVIYTYVGYELTILSIMAYDRFVAICHPLHYHSKMTFKMVTHLVIFAVLYPAFAMGFMLYLTVRLPLCGNKLNRLFCSNWPVVQLSCVDTTLNNIVAQFVTITTIFIPLFFVLYTYLRILLVCRRSSSEFRGKALQTCLPHIVTFMTYSFSLFCELSLTRFEADKMNPIITVVLSLEYLMIPPINNPLVYGLSLPQIKGVIYRFLKEDSCHGIVKLNMHI comes from the coding sequence ATGAATAGCACCAACAGCCTGAATCCTTTGTATTTTCAGTTCACTCTGTTTGCAGACTTTGGGCCCCTCAGATATCTGTTCTTCAGTCTGTGTCTGTTGCTCTACATGACTGTTGTCTCTGCTAACATTGTCATTATTCTGACAGTCTGTCTGGAGAAGTCTCTGCATCAGCCCATGTATATTTTtatctgctgtctgtctgttaactCTCTGTACGGCTCAGCCGGCTTCTTCCCCAGGTTTCTGATGGACATTCTGTCTGACACTCATTTAATCTCACGTCCATTATGTTTCATTCAGATATATGTTATTTACACCTATGTAGGATATGAGCTGACTATCCTTAGCATTATGGCCTATGATAGATTTGTTGCTATTTGCCATCCTTTACATTATCACAGTAAAATGACATTTAAGATGGTAACACATCTTGTGATTTTTGCCGTGCTCTACCCTGCATTTGCTATGGGTTTCATGCTGTATCTTACTGTTCGATTACCGTTGTGTGGCAATAAACTGAATCGGCTTTTCTGTTCCAACTGGCCTGTGGTTCAGCTCTCCTGTGTGGACACAACTTTGAACAACATAGTAGCTCAGTTTGTCACGATAACAACCATCTTCATCCCCCTGTTCTTTGTCCTGTACACCTATCTACGTATTCTGCTTGTCTGCAGGAGAAGCTCGTCTGAATTCAGAGGAAAGGCGTTACAGACCTGCCTGCCTCACATCGTGACATTCATGACctattctttctctctcttctgtgaGCTGTCATTGACTCGATTTGAGGCTGATAAAATGAATCCTATCATCACAGTTGTTTTATCTTTAGAGTATCTGATGATCCCCCCCATTAATAACCCTCTAGTTTATGGCCTGAGTCTGCCTCAAATCAAAGGAGTGATATATAGATTTTTAAAAGAAGATTCCTGCCACGGAATTGTAAAACTTAACATGCACATTTAG